Sequence from the Malaciobacter pacificus genome:
CAACTTCTATTTTAAGTGGTGATATTCAAAGAGATGTTATGGAAGAAAATAAAAAACAACTTGAACTTATAAAAGAGATTGAAAAAATTGCAGAGACAAAAATATTTACTGAAAAAAGAGGTGGTGTTAGTGATGCAAATATAGTATCAAGTTGTGGGGTAACTACACTTGATGGTTTTGGTCCATTTGGTGATGGAGACCATACTATTAAAGAAAGAGCATTAATAACCAGCTTTGAACAAAGAATTCAACTAATGACAAAAATATTAAATCACTATCAAATCTAAAAAGGAAGTAAACTAAATGACAAAAAGAAAAATTGGTATGTGGCTATATCAAAATGGTGGTGGAGATAAAATCCAAAAAAAAATTATTAAACAGTTAAAAGATAGAGATATTGAAACTATTGCTAATCTTAATCTTAGAGATGCAATTGCAAAAAATGACCATATAATTTATGATATTGATAATAGTAATATTAAATTAGATAAATTAGATTTATTCTTTTCTTACAATGCAGGTGAACAAACACCCTATCAAACTTTTTTATATAAAGCTTTAAACAAAGTTATACCCATGATTAACTCTTATGAAGCTTTTGAATTAACAGAAGATAAATTCCAAACATCATTTTTTTTAAGACAGCATGGTATTAATACTGCTGATTATAAACTTTGTCATAGAGATGATGTTCACAGACTTAGTGATGTAATGAAAAAATGGAAAAAAATGGTTTATAAACCAACAGATGGTTGGGGAGGAATTGGTTTAACAAAAATAGAAAATGAAGAAGCTTTAGATATGTTAATTCCATTTTTGAATCAAGTAAATTTAAAATATTTTTATGTAGAAAAATTTATAGATTACGATAACACAGATTATAGAATTGACATAGTTGATGGTAAATTTGTTGGATGCTATGGTAGAAAAGCAGCAAAGGGACATTGGAAAACAAATGTCACAAGTGGTGGAAGTGTATTTTTAAGAGAACCAAATGACGAAATTATTGAACTTGCAAAAAAAGTTACAAAATTAACAGGTTTAGACATAGCTGGTGTAGATATTATTTATGATAGAAAAAAAGAAGAGTATGTTGTATTAGAAATAAATGGTATTCCAGCTTTTGCAACACCAGAACAAGAAAAAATGGGATTAGATTTCAATAATAAAAAAATAGAACTAATTGTTGATTTAATAGATAAAAAAACAAAAAATAAAGGGCTGTACAAATGAAAAAATTACCAAAAATAGGACTACTATACTTAGATTATGTTTTAAGATTCTTTGATAAATCTAACTTCAAAGGTTGGAGTGATAAAATTGAAACTGTTACTTATCATTGGAAAAATGATAAGGATAGATTTATTAAAGAAGTAAAAAAGAAGAAAATAGAAGTTCTTATTGGTAATATTCCAGCAACCGCTTATGATACTTTTGTAGAAATAGCAAAAGAATTACCAAATGTTAGATTTGTACCATCAATTGAATCTCAATTTGCAAATAAGTCAAAAGAAAATGTAACACTATTTTGTGAAAAATATAATTTATCAATACCAAAAACTAAAATTTTTTATGATAAGAAAAAGGGTATGAATTACCTAAAAAATAAAGCTTCATATCCACAGATTATTAAAAGAAGCTACGGTGCTTCTAATTATGGTGGTTACTATGTTCACAAAGTGGACAACTATAAAGAAGCAAAAACTCTTTTAGAAAATAAAAAATATAATCCTATTTATACTCAAAATGCAATTGATTTAAAGGATTCAGGTGATATTAGAGTAATGTTAATAGGACATAAACCAGTTTGTGCTTTTTGGAGATATTCAGGTAAAGACCAATGGATAACAAATACAAGCCAAGGTGGTAGTATGAGTTATAAAAATGTTCCAATGAATGCACTTGAATTAGCAGTACAAGCAAGTAAAGCTGCGAAAGCTGAATATTATGCTTGTGATATTGCTATTAGTGAAAAAACATCAAAAGCTTATATATTAGAGTGTGCAACAGCATTTGCAGCATTTCCTTATATTAGAGATTGGATTTGTCAATATATCATGTGGGACTTATCAAATGGAAAGTTTAAAAAACCACATGTTCCTTTATTCTCATGGGAAGAATTAGGAAAAATAGATTCTAGTTTATTAAGAACTATGAGGCATATTGGTTTTAGTAAATATAAACCAAGTTGTGATGGAGAGTATTTAATCAATGATAAGACAGATACTTATGAAATGGAACTAACTCAACAAAGTTTACAAAGTGATGTTCCCAAAACAGTTTCTTTTGAAGATTTACCAATTAACATAAATAAACAATCAAAAAAAAGTACCAAAATTGAGTTAAAAAAGATTGATTTAAATTTTGCAACATTAACAGATTTAATGAGTCTATACGGGATGGAAGATGATTTAGCTTTTGAGATTGAAGAGTATTTAAAACACAATATAATAACAGATATAACAGATTTATTAGAAATTGAATCTATTGATGAGAATATGATTAAAACTTGGGATAGCTACATAGATGATATGAGAGTTGATATCAATAAAGTTAATATTGATACACTAAAAAAAATAAAAGGAATTGGTAGCAAGTTAGCAAAAATAATAATAGATTATAAAAAAGAAGTTGAAGAGATAAAATCAATTGATGAACTAAAAAAACTTGAGGGTATTGGCAAAAATAAATTTGCTCAATTAAAATCAAGATTAGTTGTTATAGGAGAATAGCTTTGAAACAACTATATAGATCTTATGAAGATTCAACTTTAATTTTCAAAGAACTACAAAAAAGCTATCCTAAAAACTTTAAGTTAGAATCAATAGGTCAAACATGGGAAAAAAGAGATATTAATTTGATTACTATTTCTAAAGATATAAAAACTGCAAATACAAGACCGGCTTTATTTTTTACAGGGACTATCCATGCAAGAGAATGGATAGGACATGAATTAGCAATTGAGTTTGCTAAATATGTACTAGAAAATTTAGAAATAGATACCACACTACAAAAATATTTAGATGTAAGTACTATATATATGGTTCCTTGTGCTAATCCAGATGGATATGAATTTTCAAGAACACATTTTAGTTTTTGGAGGAAAAATAGAAGACAAAATGCAGATGGAACTTATGGTGTAGATTTAAATAGAAACTTTCCTATTGGCTTTATAAAGTCTACTTCAACAACCTCAAATGTTTATGGGGGACCTGAACCTTTTAGTGAACCAGAAACAAAAGCACTTAGAGATTTTGTTTTAAATCATCCAAATATAACTATAGCCTTAGATTATCATTCACAAGGAAATGTATTTTTCCCAGCCCATGATTTTAGACATGAAGATACTATAGATACAACAGATATGAATATTTTATGTGCAAATATGGCAGAAGAGATAAAAAAAATATCAGGCAGAGAATATGGAATTCATCAAGGAAAGCCTCCTGCTAAATTAATTTCTGGTAGTGGTAGAGAGTTTTACTATTCCCAAGGCATTATATCTACTGTTGTCGAAGTAGGAACTAGAAATATAAGTGATTATCTAGAAGATATGAATGAAAACTTTAGAGAACATATCCCTGCATTAATTCATGCTTTAAAAGAAACAGATAATTATTCGAAAGAAAATAGTGTTAAAAGAGTAGAATCTTTTGATATCACTAGTGTGGGTTCGAACCATGTAGATTTAAAATGGGAATATGATTTACAAGATAATATATATTTTGAAATTTATAGAAGTGATAAAAATAAGAGTTATTGTAATAGCTCAAATTTA
This genomic interval carries:
- a CDS encoding ATP-grasp domain-containing protein — its product is MTKRKIGMWLYQNGGGDKIQKKIIKQLKDRDIETIANLNLRDAIAKNDHIIYDIDNSNIKLDKLDLFFSYNAGEQTPYQTFLYKALNKVIPMINSYEAFELTEDKFQTSFFLRQHGINTADYKLCHRDDVHRLSDVMKKWKKMVYKPTDGWGGIGLTKIENEEALDMLIPFLNQVNLKYFYVEKFIDYDNTDYRIDIVDGKFVGCYGRKAAKGHWKTNVTSGGSVFLREPNDEIIELAKKVTKLTGLDIAGVDIIYDRKKEEYVVLEINGIPAFATPEQEKMGLDFNNKKIELIVDLIDKKTKNKGLYK
- a CDS encoding helix-hairpin-helix domain-containing protein, giving the protein MKKLPKIGLLYLDYVLRFFDKSNFKGWSDKIETVTYHWKNDKDRFIKEVKKKKIEVLIGNIPATAYDTFVEIAKELPNVRFVPSIESQFANKSKENVTLFCEKYNLSIPKTKIFYDKKKGMNYLKNKASYPQIIKRSYGASNYGGYYVHKVDNYKEAKTLLENKKYNPIYTQNAIDLKDSGDIRVMLIGHKPVCAFWRYSGKDQWITNTSQGGSMSYKNVPMNALELAVQASKAAKAEYYACDIAISEKTSKAYILECATAFAAFPYIRDWICQYIMWDLSNGKFKKPHVPLFSWEELGKIDSSLLRTMRHIGFSKYKPSCDGEYLINDKTDTYEMELTQQSLQSDVPKTVSFEDLPININKQSKKSTKIELKKIDLNFATLTDLMSLYGMEDDLAFEIEEYLKHNIITDITDLLEIESIDENMIKTWDSYIDDMRVDINKVNIDTLKKIKGIGSKLAKIIIDYKKEVEEIKSIDELKKLEGIGKNKFAQLKSRLVVIGE